CAGCGTTCCCATGTCATCTCTTATTGTGCCTATTGCTCTCTCCAAACAAAGGCAAAACATCTAGAGAAGAGTGAAAAAGTTATCGTTATCCTCTATCAGGAAGACCTGAGATTACGGTTGTTTCCCCATTTACATGGACAAACCGGTCTGTTCACGGTTTGAACAAATGGTAAGCAAACTTCGGATtggtaaatttcgtcccggaatcgcgtttaccatttgtacaaatgagatccatttaccgaaaaacggccgcgaaggcctgaaacttgtatcaaagatggcggtgaagaactgaaaaacgaATTTCTGTTTGAGAAGCTCGgtccggaaaaacaggactaccttttcagatgttccgtttCTCCGGCCCGGAAATTGTCCGCTGCAACGACCGAGTCGTGTTCTatttactttccaaccggattttccggaaactttttgCAATTGGTAAATAACCCATGTGTATTCAGGATGGTCTCTTATCCCTCCAGGATCCCTCTAGGAGAAATTCAAGTGGTTGGTCGAGTGAACAAGAGTAAAAATCGCTCCATCCGAGCAGAGGCGAAGAAACGACGGTAACGTCCCTTATTTTCTAAACCCCGTCCTCCAAGAGACGTGTGCTCACTCGACCACACCAAACTAAAATTAGGACCCCTGGTATAGGCTCAAACGGGTGACAAGGTCACTTCATGAAACACTGCAGCATTAACCACTTCAGAAGATAACCCGAGTAAAATTACCGCAAGATTCTCCAACAACAACAGAATGTATAAGTTATTTTACTCTACACGAGCACATTTGCAAAAACCAAGGGCGCAAGCTGAATATGAATGCCCATACATATTAACAAAATGCTAAACTTCCCCAATAAAACTGTTTTGTGATGAAATTTCACAGTTCATACTTGCTGGATGTGGGTATCGTCTAACCAGTGACCCATGGACCCCAACGAAGGTAGTATATCATTTAATACAACAGCTGCCTGCAAGGTAAAGGAGAAAACAGACTAAAATCTAACCCTGCTTCACCTCCAAGAGGGCCTCGTTGCCGGGTTCAAGGGAacccctgggaacgaggttgtttgACTCCTAATGTCATTGGCAGTTTTACTGTTGGAGACGTTAAAGTCGACTGACGTAAAAACGGGAGGCAAAAAAGCTGACGAAAGAAAAAACGAGTTCTCTGAATAATAGACAAAACACCCATCTTTTCCAGTCGTTTCTGGAGCAGCTGAGCATAAATACATTCCAGTTTACGGCGtcccgtttttatactagaagCAGttaacgtctgagacgttaaagtcgaCTGTTAACAACGCACTTAACAGAAAGCGTTCACGTTAACGTTGAATGCGTCTGTCATATTTACCGTTTTATAACTAGACGTCAAAGTCGTCTTAAGACGAGTTTAATGACTCTAGCATAATAACGGTCCATTGCTGTGATTAAAAATGCAGTTGCaaattttgagtctgtggatgtaAACCTGATCACTGGGGGCTTGTGTTCCCGCGGTTAGCATGGgtgaacgtttttccgcccttgGTGCTGGGTATATGCCTATTTGATGACTTTGAGCACTTTCAAGATCTTCAGCTTTGGTTCACGCACCCATCTGAAACCTCGATACAAGAACATGTAACTTATTAATCATATCCACTACTCACCGGGTGGGGATGATTTTCAATATTGTCAGGGTCCAGACatttaaacaacaaaataaaaacttgcAGATGAAACTGGAGGCTTCTGTTGAGCTCTGGAGAAGGCTGTAGAGAGAAGAACCCAATTCATTAAAACATCAACTACGACAATTAATTCAAACACATTCTCAAAGAATTAATAGAAATTGGTCCTTGTTGAGCAACCCATCTGTCGTTGCAGATAGATCACGTGAGACCATAATTCTTTGAAACTGTTATAGACATAAAAGAATTTCGTAACCATTTCTTAACCCAAATAATTGTTGAAAGTTATCTGTGTATCTAAATAACAACGCAAACTTACTACTCCGCCCGTAATTAACAAGATTTTCTCGTGTTCTACCGTCATATCAAGTGGATTTTCAGATTAGTTTACGCTAGTAATCTAATAGAAAATTCGGCTTGTTGCTTTTATCAAGTTAACGGttcagttttctatgagttaACTGGTATAACAAACAGTACATTTTTCACCATTAAACAGGCATAAAGTAGCTCAGTTACATGTATTACACAATACAATACCTGATGTTGTACAAGCTGTGCCAAGCCTTTCACATAAGGCTCAAATATAACTCTCACTTTCTCTATAGCATCAGCTGTATCTTGCACAGATAGCACATGTCCAATGCATTCAACGCAGCGAATACGTTCACGCTCCTGTCGAAAAGTAAGTTTTGAACAATTACTGGAGGAGGCTCggcgagaagggaactggagccgaaatatCTCCCgaaattgtttctgggattctACTACAAACACGCCTCCAATCGACCTGGCCACTCCATCACAGTCATGGAACTTATTCCACTTGAACTTCCATCTACACTTAGTATGTCACGCCGTTAAGCAAGAGAAGCTAACCTCATGAATAGAGGCAAAACTCTTTCACCAGATGGTTTAAACAGAAAGGACGAACGTTGAACTGTACCTTTTCATCACtttattgtaaaattatttACCTATCTATCACGCTGTCTACTGTACTCATTTTTGGTTTATCATTAGCCTGTCAtgtaaatttaaattcaaattttaggaGCCGTTGTAGTATTCTTTCTCAGTGTAGCGCTGGCCCTGACGAAGGCTAATTTTGtaagccgaaatattggcctcaaaCAAATCAGTCATTTGAGGTATTGCaggccttgcattcagttttccTTGTCCTTAGTACAGTCCCAGAGGTCTTGGCGAAAGTTAACTGGACCTAGTTTCCGTCTCGGTTCTAAAGTGGCAAATGATAGAGAGAATTGACAAGGCTGAGGGTTAATAGCACAAAAAAGCAACTTACCTTCATAACTCCACCTGAAAGAGccgcctgaagaacagataaaaaataattctcagGTAAAATAGGAAAACACTTTTTGTAGGAAAAACGTAAGACTAAGTTCCGTCACTATTTGGCTCGGCTTTCCTTTTGATTGGTGGAGAAAGTGACGCGATATTTTAacaccaatcacaaagcgtagACGCACAAAACTAAATTTGCCTTGCCTGACAATGGGTAAGAATCTCTGTTAGAGACTCAGATTCTAAATCTTGAACACACTCCTCACAGATGCCGCGTAGGGCCTGGGTTGAAGCAGACGCCAGGTGTTCTTGAGACAGACCAGCCAGTAGAACCGGAAGTACAGAGCGCAGGTGATCAGGGTGACATTTGAGCCACTCGGAATAAGAACCTGATTAAATGATTTAAGAACGGAGAAGTGTGTTAGCTTTAGACATATTCTGCTCTCCTAGTCAAGTAAACTGAAGGCACGAAAATCAGAcagaacacaaaaaaaattgaaaaagagacTGAAAAATCTGAAGTCCTGTTATCATTTAATTTCCCTGCTACACCAAGCGCTACTTAACCGATAGAGCAACGTACAGCtgtatttgttaaacattgCGTAACATTGACAAACTGTCTCTACAAAAGGCTATTTGTACGGTGACTAAGACCggaattcattttgttttttcttcataaTTTGAACTTAGAAATCCCAGTGAAGTTTATATagcaaaagccctaatttgcacaagaaagcaaaaccttGAGGGATCTGATTCTGAAAGCTACTGTTTTACAAGGTGGTTCTGGCTTTTGACTCCGTACACGAAATCCCACGAAAGTGTGACAACTCAAATGCACCTGTGGTACAGTTCACATTTCTGTACGAGGTGGTAACAGGTACAGAATTCAACACTTTTACTGGAAATTTGGGGCAACATGTAAGTGAATTTAGTGTTGAGTATATCAAGGATACCTCATGCACACCTACCGACCATCAGCAAGGCTGTCTGAGACACGTATGAATGAGCCGGTAGCCTTGGCAACAGTGACAGAATTGCAGGGATAAAGGTTTCCTCACAAGGGTCAACATATTCCGCCACTGCTTGAATCAGATAAAGTGTTGCATCTAGGGACTAGAGACATACAGTTGGTATGTTTACAGCCTGTTTTCTTTATAGGCAACACTTTGTTGAGTTATGGTTACTGTACCAGAACGTCTACTTTATGGTTAACACAATGAGAAAACCAGTCTGTTCCAGACGTTTGGAATGTGGGGGTGGTGCAAAGAGctgtgagcaggaaaaacagcaagggggtggggtaggggtggTCTGTCTGACTTTGCACTGCACTCCACTATCTGAAAGCCTGAACACGCTATAAGAGACCAGTGAATCCTACTATCTTCAACAGCTGGCAGTTTTAGTTGTTGTAGCGCTGTTTGTAGCGCTGGAAACTTTAACCGTGGTGAAGCTGCTGAAACACACCACCTGGCTATGGCGGATTCCTGATTCACCACATGCAGAACATTAAACTAACAAAAAACTAAATAATACCTTTGTAGGATAAATGTTTGACAGGGAGATTTTGGGGTAACTTAGCTAGGGGCAACAAGTCCTAAAAGCGATTACCATGTGGCAGTGAAGAAGCACTCACCTGCCAACTACCCTCTGTTTCACCAGATAAAAGTGTTGATAACATGTGATGCAGGTGTTGTAAACAGTGTCCTCTCAATAAACAGTAAACAtacatctgaaaaaaaaaaaacacaacttgTTAACATGTTGACTATTTGAGAAAAAGTTACTACTTGTATCACCAAGATTTACAATTTTCACATCCAATAGTCACTATTGAATTGTTGGAGAAAATGAGATATTACTCTTCTTCAATACTATTAGCCATGTTTAAAAATTCAGCCGGCCACCAAAACACAGATTTGTGAACTCTGCCAGTAAAATGCAAAACTTGGTTAATTGAGTAGCAACGTGTGGCTCCTTCCATACTCGGCCCTTCATCCACCTGGAATCATtataggtttctgggaaactgcccaccttcccctcccctaagccaacattaacacttacttctcacttagggcaaaatgttggcttaggggaggggtaggtgggtagtttccccaCACCTACCATAGTGTCTGCAATATCCTGTCTGTAACATCTAAACTGTTCTTTTTCCTCTGAAATAAGTGAGAAAAGTCACTATTAACACCACAAAACATGTAACAAAAACAGTCTGATATAATGCTTCAATAAATCACCCTGTTAAGGTCTGAATGTAATCAGAGTTCATGGGAGATGAACATCACATGGTGATAAACTACTTGCAGTCGCTTAATGTTGCCATTGAACTTTCAATAAGGAAAACACATGAAACTTGTCATGTCAAGTCTCCTGTGGGAGAATCTCTGTCCGCACACACATTTCATTTGCTCTGTCTTCTATTACTACATTGAATGTCAACAAAGGGCTACTAGTAGTTTAGTGGTATAAATTATCACGTAATTGGTAAACCATATTCATGTGCCACAGATTACTTCTTACCTGATGAAAATCCCTGCCAAATATTTTCTGGGGGAAACTGTACTTTTCGCATAAACAcctgaaaatatcaaaaatacCGAATTAGACAAAAGAACTAAGGAAGGTTATAGTCTCTTCCACGCATTCAGATAGTAGAAAGCAGCAGAAAGTGGACGCTAGagcaagaaaaaatagaaagaggtGGAAAACATTCACGCCATAATGGGTTGACTTAGGCTATATTCGCACTATAATGGATAGCTTTTGAGTAGGCCGAAAAACCATACCGGGCAGGGCTTCCGTTCTCACAAGTAAAAACggtgatttttttaaacattgcaGTGAGCTCATTATATCTTAAAAGACAGATTTTCTTCAGCTTGAAAAAGTATAACATTTGGTATTAATTTAAAGTACCTCACAAAGTGATAACAGTACTGGGCCATACATAGCTGTGTGTTTAACCATTAGATTTGGCTCCTCGGCACTTACATCATCCTAAAACATTAAATAATTCACAACAATTTTAGATATTGCAAATAAACTTCAGACTGTTGTttgaacaaaagcaaaacacagTTAATTGTCTGCGGCGTATCAAACCTGTAAGGTGTACCAAAAGTTGAACGTCATCTCACTACACTGTTCATCAACAGGATACCAGCCTGGTGCTCCTGTGCACTCCTACATgtagaaaacaaaaagcttaaaatgacAGTGTTAACACCCATTCACAAAGGTTAGTGCTGTCTGGAAACTATTAGCCCAAAGAACCTCTCTAACACAGGGCTATCACTAAGGGCCATATACATGTACCCACTTTGAGCTTGAAATCTTAGCCAGGTAGCCCTGCTCTCACAAAAGCCCTGAGTCACTGTGAGCATCTTAAATTTTCAGATTTTCTAAAGATTCATCTTTAAAATCACAAGGCTCTTAGCAAATCAGAGAGGAGTAGTAGGATTTCCAGCAATGGTTGATATCAGGTCAGTGAATTTTAGAGTAAAGAAAGGCTACATTCACAGGATACCAGTCAAATTTTCAACCAGGCGAAAAATTTGACTGGACACTTTGACATTGTTCACACGAAACTGTCGAACCGTAATATTTCCAAGCAAAGCAAGTAATGACACGACTCATAAACCCATGTTTGCAATATCGGTTTGAAactttcttctcttttctttcacAGATATCAAAACAAATTATTCTTGGTAGAGTCAAACTCCATCAAAAGAGACACTGAGGGAGCCATGGAAAGTGTCTGTAAATAACAGGGTGTGCGTATCAAGGggattgaatttagagaaaatgtgagGGCTTACTTTCCCCTGGGACAAGGAAAACTGTCTGTAACAATGAGGTGTCCATAAAGCAGGGTTCGATTGCAGTACTTACCAATAACAACTGTACAAGAGTAAACCCTTGTAATTCCCGTTCCTCAGTATCAGCAGAAAAAAGCAACTTCAGATGTGTCTCAGCCAGAGAGACCATGACTCGACATAAACCTCTTGAAGTGTCCTGTGATCAAACAAAACAGGGAATTTAAAGTAGTATAAAAAGTGAACATAATGTTGGTGTGTATATTCCCCACGAAAAACAGCAGTGTGGTAATTTAACAGACAGTGTTGTAGCCGAGACGAGAATACTCACttgcagagatgccaacctctggagatctaaaatctggagaatCTCTTGCACTACCCCATAGGGGGTAGGGAAACCAATACTTAAGTCCTAGTGAGTTCTGATCAACTGATAGTTAATAATATGTGAAACTATCATGGAAATGCGAAAACTTCTATATTTTAGTATGACTCACCATATCTCCTGACTGCAAGGCTGTCCTTAATGTTTCACCAAGCCCCAATACACTTGACACAAATTTCCACATATAACTTGGATATCTGAGAAGGATAAGACTTACAGTCAGACTTTGAACACTTAAAGGCATTCCAAAtctttatttgaaaataaattgtggGCTCAGATTTGACATTTACCCATTTACTTGCTTATGGGTACAGGCTGAAAATGATGATCAGGTTTTAAGAAGAATATGGTCAGAACTTGCTTACTTTGTCCCTGATGGATGCGAGGCAACTTCAACAATCAAGTCCACACTTTCATCAAACAACTCTGGATTATGTACTGATTCAAACACCAGTGGTAGAGAATCATCAAGATCAACAACCGTCACTCCAAACTGCACCCAGCTGATCAGACATTTGAGCGCCTTCAAACCGTAAAGAATAAAGTCAGAAACTTaacattaatttaaaattttgtaacttTTATGTAATGATGGATAAAGAAAATCATATTTGCAGAAGGTGTAAGTACCTGTTGCCTGACTTGAACAGACTGTGTTGGTAATAATGTTTGATGGATAACCTTGACAACTGTAATGAACAAAATTACACTTATTGatttacttaaattttgctTTTCGCGAGGCCTTGgtacagaaaattttgaaaaggacATGGACTTGAAACAGTGGTCAACATAGGACAGAAGAAATGGGcacaaatgaaacaaagatgGATTGAAGCCGTGACAGTGAATCTGACAGGGACATGGCttctttctaaatttgtttgaaattcaggctaaggaCATGCATTCCCAAGCCCAAGAGGACCTCAGTCAAAGGTAAGGAAACTAAATGAGCTACAAGAAAAACATAGTTCAAAGTATGCTTTCTTTAGAGGGTCAAGATCAATAAACCTGCAGACAGTGTTTAGTGCATCATACCTTGGGGTACACCAGAATTTAATTCTCCTCTCAGAGTAACTTTTCTTCCAGGTGCAAAATCACTTGAGTGAAACTAATAGGGGAagatgaaagacaaaaaaaggcaGCTATTTTAATTTTGTCGGAGAGCAGGCACAATAAGGTTGCTTAGCAATACGAGTAATTTCTCAAACCTTTACTTAGCTCAGCCATGAAGCAATATTTATCTGCTATAAAACCACAAGGGGAAACTTTTACAACTTTATAAGCCATTCTGTGACAACGCAATTGCGTAAAATTGTAGTTATGACCAAATTATGAAAGGATTAACAGCTTCATACATGACCTCACAGTCTTAAGGGGCTTGATCCTGTCAAGTAGCCTCTTAATGACTTGAAAACACGCTATTTTGTTAACAAACCTCTTCAGGCAACACAGTAAGGATTTCAAGCATCGAGATGGGCCAAACACTGCCCTGCAGAGAAAGTTACAAAAATAGTATGATGATGAAGTCATTCTAATCCTGTCGGTAGTGAAATGAAAGTGAATGTACAAAAATTAACATATTGAACTGCAGAGGAAAGATTTAACACATGAAGGATCCTCACAGTGATTTATATATGTGCAAATTATGCAGTTGCAAAAACTAAGTGGTAAGAATACTGCATCAGTATCACAGAAGTCATGGGTTTGAATCCTgttcaagcctgaattttttttcagtttttcttgtcAAAACTGCTTACCTCCaggaaaatgtgatttttttttccttgttccAAGTATGAGAGATGAAAGATACTGTACATCTTCAATCAGGGCATTAATCAGATCAGAAGTTGGGTTTGCTTCTTTCTGGTAAATTACTAATTTAAACAAATGTCACAGTACAACTACTACTGCTCTTCTAGATAAGGATTTCACCTGTGATGAGCTCGTTGGGGCATTTTGAAATGTAGTGATAATGTCGGTGACTGCATTACTCCAGTGTTCAGGCATAGTATTGAGAGCAAAGGCAGCCAGCTGTTGAAAACAAATTTACacaataattataaaacaaGAACATTGTCAACCATTTCTCTCAATTTATTACATCCCAAATAACTAAGGTTATACCTCTGGCAGCACCTGAGGAGGCGTGGTGACTTGGACAAGAAAAATTTTAGCTTAAAAGCCACACTGTGTAAAAGACCAAGTTGAGTACTCAGGATGTCACAGTGTTTGAGCTTCTGGGCTCAGCCATGGGCAGATTTAGGGTAGTCTGAGAAGCGCCACTTTTGTTGGAAATTTTgcattattgttaaaaaattctcaataaaaTAGTATCTATATGGCTGGCAAGTATCTCAACAAGTCCTGACACaattttctggatccacccctAGCTCCCTTCAGTTCTTCTTTGAGCATAGCATAATTACATATAAAAACACTTACTGCAATGCAGAGTCTTGTAAGAACAATACGTGGTCCAGTGCAAAAAACAAGAATGTGGTTGAAAAGTTCTGATCGTAAGTCATTGTAATGTTCCTCTTGAAGCTCattcctgaaagaaaaaaatactaccACCAAAAATTCCACAAAACAGAAATGCAAGTTATTTTTCTGTTACATTATCCAAAGTTATTAACAAACAAACCCTGAAAAAGGTTTAGACGCTACATTTGACTACTTAATTACAGTGTATAAAACATATGAAAGTAAAAATCTACCTACCAGTTTTTGGAAATCTTGAAGTGGAGCATGGATGcaccaaaaaattgaatttctgTGATCTTGAATAAGACACAAAagttaaaatggaaaaaaaacttttcttgaCCACATTTCCCTCTCTTCATTTATTGTCATTTACGGGAAATTGGGAAGAACAACTTCTTAAAACAGCCTACTGGCCAAACTAGATGTTggtaaaaacaattttaaccaCCAATAATAGATAACAGATGACCAACAGATGACAAACAGTGGCCAACAATTAGCTACGCTAGTTGTCAGTCAACAGACATTAAAATCAACAGTGTATCAACTGTACTCAGTAAAATGtttctaaagttttcaaacCTTTTCTCTGTGCATCAGTCTCCAGCACAGTTGCCATGCGTGTTGTGACTTCTGTGTTGCCAACAACCACTTATGGGCTGCATCTCTGTCAGCCTGATTTTGCCCACCATACAATGTCAACAATGCCTGCAAGAGGTAATGAATGGTGTGTTCAGTACACACCTGGGGTGGAGGATGGGGGGAGGGGTTCTCCCAAAAATTTTGGATAGGTCTGTgctactcagggtcttaaaccCTGACCCTATTCAAGgacaagaaagacaaaaactTATACCCTATTTGACGCCCAAATCTGAAAAAAGAGACTCAATttaagggaaaaacaaaaagtaagaaTTTAAAGGAAACACACAAATCTTCCTTAAATCGCATTCCTTATACTCAAAGGTAAAGATCAATTTGTGGCTGGGCATTAGCGCACTTGAATTTTAagtgaaataataattaaaacgaTCACCCCAGGATTACATCGCTAACAAGGGCAAAgatgataccctatttaaggttTGAGACCCTAACAAACCATAACTTATCCGGGGGCACATACTTATCGGGCCCACATATGGGAGAAGCCcacactccccccccccccccggctaaCCCCCAAAAATAAGGACATGTGTGTTCTTCGTTGTTAATT
The genomic region above belongs to Porites lutea chromosome 12, jaPorLute2.1, whole genome shotgun sequence and contains:
- the LOC140921218 gene encoding importin-13-like, encoding MNFNEEELQSLSFQCEQALLTLYGGQNQADRDAAHKWLLATQKSQHAWQLCWRLMHREKITEIQFFGASMLHFKISKNWNELQEEHYNDLRSELFNHILVFCTGPRIVLTRLCIALAAFALNTMPEHWSNAVTDIITTFQNAPTSSSQGSVWPISMLEILTVLPEEFHSSDFAPGRKVTLRGELNSGVPQVVKVIHQTLLPTQSVQVRQQALKCLISWVQFGVTVVDLDDSLPLVFESVHNPELFDESVDLIVEVASHPSGTKYPSYMWKFVSSVLGLGETLRTALQSGDMDTSRGLCRVMVSLAETHLKLLFSADTEERELQGFTLVQLLLECTGAPGWYPVDEQCSEMTFNFWYTLQDDVSAEEPNLMVKHTAMYGPVLLSLCEVFMRKVQFPPENIWQGFSSEEKEQFRCYRQDIADTMMYVYCLLRGHCLQHLHHMLSTLLSGETEGSWQSLDATLYLIQAVAEYVDPCEETFIPAILSLLPRLPAHSYVSQTALLMVGSYSEWLKCHPDHLRSVLPVLLAGLSQEHLASASTQALRGICEECVQDLESESLTEILTHCQAALSGGVMKERERIRCVECIGHVLSVQDTADAIEKVRVIFEPYVKGLAQLVQHQPSPELNRSLQFHLQVFILLFKCLDPDNIENHPHPAAVVLNDILPSLGSMGHWLDDTHIQQMFCLCLERAIGTIRDDMGTLVSALSELVVGYFTVSPRSGILDVAATLVGMYGMLDEHYQTILLVFKKITASSLQLLQSNLREYSDILQSFMQFVSRALKSNAKLVFEGDSCRNIFQCGLAILDVQESQSVRAACSFFSTFIATCENQENAKKTLLEYGSYLVSQVIKGIGGGVPRQCTDYMAEILLALNWLDVSQLSRWMQDVMQVEGFPSKLVTLTQKQQFTSAVLRDKAHRRRVKDSVKEFSLLCRGLYGTAYAS